Proteins from a single region of Paenibacillus sp. BIHB 4019:
- a CDS encoding flavodoxin, whose product MSKVIVVYASMTGNTEEMAEAIVAGAQEAGVEVVSKEAFDANAADLLEYDGIIIGAYTWGDGELPDEILDFYEELEGLDLSGRKAAVFGSGDSSYPVFCGAVDTIEAKLRELGAEIVSESLKVEYNPSDDEKEQCKNLGKQVAGLVTVAG is encoded by the coding sequence GTGTCAAAGGTAATTGTGGTATACGCGAGCATGACGGGAAATACAGAGGAAATGGCTGAGGCGATTGTTGCTGGAGCACAGGAAGCGGGCGTTGAAGTCGTATCGAAGGAAGCTTTCGATGCAAATGCAGCTGATTTGCTGGAGTACGATGGCATCATTATCGGCGCGTATACTTGGGGAGACGGCGAGCTTCCAGACGAAATTCTTGATTTCTACGAAGAGCTTGAAGGACTTGACCTCAGCGGCCGCAAAGCAGCTGTATTCGGATCGGGCGATTCCTCCTATCCCGTATTTTGCGGAGCGGTCGATACCATCGAAGCGAAGCTGCGCGAGCTGGGAGCGGAAATTGTATCCGAGAGCTTGAAGGTGGAATACAACCCTTCCGATGATGAGAAAGAACAATGCAAAAACCTAGGCAAGCAAGTAGCTGGCCTTGTAACCGTAGCTGGATAA
- a CDS encoding SOS response-associated peptidase, protein MIERYSVKANVDDLVRSFQVGNVIDCDVTRFNIAPTQSVSIVMNDRLGERTLQDARWGLFPFWAKDSVNADCERLSEKPFFERMLRRQRCVVPCSGFFGWQQYGQEREPRAMHIVVPSQRLFGVAGFFDAWKNYQGQEVRAFTMITASSSGALSGWQPRVPIVLDEEGLEDWLNPRIHDFRSLRKHLDPLESYQLRAYPVTNAVGNEAYESPDCIQEIMPDFA, encoded by the coding sequence ATGATTGAACGTTATTCGGTAAAGGCAAATGTCGATGATTTGGTTCGCTCGTTTCAGGTTGGGAATGTAATTGATTGCGATGTGACAAGGTTTAATATAGCGCCGACCCAATCGGTATCGATTGTGATGAATGACCGTTTAGGCGAGCGGACGCTTCAGGATGCCAGATGGGGCTTGTTTCCATTCTGGGCAAAGGATTCCGTAAATGCGGATTGCGAGCGATTGTCTGAAAAGCCGTTTTTCGAGCGGATGCTGCGCAGGCAGCGCTGTGTTGTACCGTGCAGCGGCTTCTTTGGCTGGCAGCAGTATGGCCAAGAGCGCGAGCCGAGGGCGATGCATATTGTGGTGCCGAGCCAACGATTGTTCGGAGTAGCGGGCTTCTTTGATGCCTGGAAAAATTATCAGGGACAGGAAGTGCGCGCTTTTACGATGATTACGGCTAGTTCTTCAGGTGCGTTATCCGGCTGGCAGCCGCGCGTGCCCATCGTGCTCGACGAGGAAGGGCTGGAGGATTGGCTCAATCCGCGCATTCATGATTTCCGTTCGCTGCGCAAGCATCTCGACCCGCTGGAATCGTATCAGCTCAGAGCTTATCCGGTAACGAATGCGGTAGGCAATGAAGCGTACGAGTCGCCGGATTGCATTCAGGAAATTATGCCGGACTTTGCATAG
- a CDS encoding response regulator transcription factor, translating into MKRILLIEDERNMARFIELELAHEQFAVQTATDGYSGLEFALREDWDVILLDLMLPGMDGLEVCRRIRAMKATPIIMLTARDSVTDRVSGLDSGADDYMPKPFAIEELLARIRVIFRRQEQLVEEQRSILQFHDLSVNLDAREVRKQDQLIGLTKREFDLLVAFLQNANRVLARETLLDKVWGFEAAVDKNVVDVYVRYLRNKIDSPDKPSYIQTQRGIGYVMKG; encoded by the coding sequence ATGAAAAGGATACTGCTTATAGAGGACGAGCGGAATATGGCGAGATTTATCGAGCTGGAGCTTGCGCATGAGCAGTTTGCTGTCCAGACGGCAACTGACGGTTACAGCGGCCTAGAATTCGCGCTGCGCGAGGACTGGGATGTAATTTTGCTCGATCTGATGCTGCCGGGCATGGACGGGCTTGAAGTATGCCGCAGGATTAGAGCGATGAAAGCGACGCCGATCATTATGCTTACCGCGCGGGACAGCGTAACGGATAGGGTATCGGGGCTGGACAGCGGGGCTGATGATTATATGCCCAAGCCTTTTGCCATTGAGGAGCTGCTCGCCCGCATTCGCGTCATATTCAGACGGCAGGAGCAGCTGGTTGAGGAACAGCGGTCCATACTGCAATTTCATGATCTCAGCGTCAATCTGGATGCCAGAGAGGTGCGAAAGCAGGATCAGTTGATTGGGCTGACGAAGCGTGAGTTTGATTTGCTGGTTGCGTTTTTGCAAAATGCGAATCGCGTGCTTGCCAGGGAGACACTGCTTGATAAAGTTTGGGGCTTTGAGGCTGCGGTCGACAAAAACGTGGTTGATGTGTATGTCCGCTATTTGCGCAACAAAATTGACAGCCCGGATAAGCCCAGCTACATTCAGACGCAGCGCGGCATCGGTTATGTGATGAAGGGATGA
- a CDS encoding HAMP domain-containing histidine kinase, producing the protein MSRWPLSVQKGRLPLKWKLMLGSALMLFLLFAAYNLVQYAFVESWMKQQAEWDAQQNMRAVLNDLLEKERSFSESELPAIRNKLEKINERGQMIRVLDDRGHAVISVSDEMPQDWLRYYPDLEGKLPPTGTWFLEGQLLLMRSPLTIFDFDGTVEIVKSVKEFDKLSADFFRIMLLCCLGAIFISGIGGWLLARQLLRPLKAMNQTMMNVKEKGLQERVALQTSGKDEISALMLRFNEMMDQVERSFEQQKQFVEDASHELRTPVAIIEGQLRMLKRWGKHEPDILEEALDSSAEELVRLKGLVEDLLILSRAEKELPDANEVCFHADSSIRQLVGRFRLLHPEFDIELELEDMQDKALHVSGQHLEQILLILLDNAVKYSADIKKIEISAECAGPLAVIRVIDYGLGIAEADLPHVMDRFYRADKARRRNGGGYGLGLSIAKRLTERYGGSLALYSGEGLGTTAEAGFKMARGNE; encoded by the coding sequence ATGAGCAGGTGGCCGCTGTCCGTTCAGAAGGGAAGGCTTCCGCTTAAATGGAAGCTGATGCTAGGCTCCGCATTGATGCTGTTTCTGTTGTTTGCAGCCTATAATCTCGTGCAATATGCCTTCGTCGAAAGCTGGATGAAGCAGCAGGCGGAATGGGATGCCCAGCAAAATATGAGAGCGGTTTTGAATGATTTGCTGGAGAAGGAGCGGTCGTTCAGCGAGTCTGAGCTGCCTGCCATCCGCAACAAGCTGGAGAAAATTAATGAACGCGGCCAAATGATTCGTGTATTGGACGATCGGGGCCATGCGGTAATCAGTGTTTCAGACGAAATGCCGCAGGATTGGCTGCGTTATTATCCGGATTTGGAAGGAAAGCTTCCGCCAACCGGAACGTGGTTTCTGGAAGGGCAGCTGCTGCTGATGCGCAGTCCGCTCACGATTTTTGACTTTGATGGCACGGTTGAAATTGTGAAGAGCGTAAAGGAGTTCGACAAGCTCAGCGCTGATTTTTTTCGCATCATGCTGCTGTGTTGTTTGGGGGCAATCTTCATAAGCGGTATCGGAGGATGGCTGCTCGCCCGCCAACTGCTCAGACCGCTCAAGGCTATGAATCAGACGATGATGAACGTCAAGGAGAAGGGCTTGCAGGAGCGGGTAGCGCTTCAAACTAGCGGCAAGGATGAAATTTCGGCGTTGATGCTCCGTTTTAACGAAATGATGGACCAGGTGGAGCGTTCATTTGAGCAGCAGAAGCAGTTTGTCGAGGATGCCTCCCATGAACTGAGAACACCTGTAGCGATTATCGAAGGGCAGCTTCGCATGCTGAAGCGGTGGGGAAAGCATGAGCCTGACATTTTGGAGGAAGCGCTGGATTCGTCTGCCGAAGAGCTAGTGCGCTTGAAAGGGCTGGTAGAGGACTTGCTCATTCTCTCGCGGGCAGAGAAGGAGCTGCCGGATGCGAATGAAGTTTGTTTTCATGCGGATTCTTCCATTCGACAATTGGTGGGGAGGTTCCGTTTGCTGCATCCCGAGTTTGATATAGAGCTTGAGCTTGAAGATATGCAGGACAAGGCGCTGCATGTGTCAGGGCAGCATTTGGAGCAAATTTTGCTAATTCTGCTGGATAATGCGGTGAAATATTCGGCTGATATTAAGAAAATCGAAATTAGCGCCGAATGCGCGGGGCCTCTGGCCGTGATCCGTGTCATCGATTATGGCCTGGGCATCGCTGAGGCGGACTTGCCGCATGTGATGGACCGTTTTTATCGTGCTGACAAGGCGAGAAGGCGCAACGGGGGCGGTTACGGGCTCGGCCTTTCTATTGCGAAGCGGCTGACGGAGCGATATGGCGGCTCGCTTGCGCTTTATAGTGGGGAGGGGCTGGGGACAACGGCGGAAGCCGGATTCAAGATGGCGCGAGGGAACGAATAA
- a CDS encoding M24 family metallopeptidase, whose translation MLTKLALGMEEQYVQHAGSIIAACHKELSKRITCGVTTLEIERFTERFMLERGAFPAYKGRKGYPFAIYASVNGMLRGGFPGTAPLSSGDMVKIEMIAGVDGGAAEFAWTYAIGEPSPLARKLLRTAQHTLNRGIAEARVGKSAGDIIVAIHTSAAKSGCLVMNSMPDIAVHGILQRLQQGEMRPVEQPEELLAEGMILTIDLIVGLGALAGEAASVEPGLATAHVKHTVAVTRSGPIVLTR comes from the coding sequence ATGCTGACGAAGCTTGCGCTTGGCATGGAAGAGCAGTATGTACAGCATGCAGGGAGCATTATAGCTGCATGCCACAAGGAGCTGTCAAAGCGGATTACCTGCGGGGTGACGACGCTTGAGATTGAGCGGTTCACGGAGCGATTCATGCTGGAGAGAGGGGCGTTTCCGGCCTATAAGGGGCGCAAAGGTTATCCGTTCGCCATTTATGCCTCGGTAAACGGCATGCTGCGCGGAGGATTTCCCGGTACGGCTCCTTTGTCCAGCGGTGATATGGTCAAAATCGAAATGATAGCCGGGGTGGATGGCGGAGCAGCTGAATTTGCCTGGACGTATGCAATAGGCGAACCGTCCCCGCTGGCACGCAAGCTGCTGCGCACGGCGCAGCACACGCTGAATCGCGGCATTGCCGAAGCGAGAGTAGGCAAAAGCGCCGGGGATATTATCGTGGCTATCCATACTTCGGCGGCCAAGTCGGGCTGTCTGGTCATGAACAGCATGCCGGATATTGCGGTCCATGGCATTCTCCAGCGGCTGCAGCAGGGAGAGATGCGCCCGGTGGAGCAGCCGGAGGAGCTATTGGCAGAAGGCATGATTTTAACAATTGATTTGATTGTGGGATTAGGCGCACTGGCGGGTGAAGCTGCTAGTGTCGAGCCGGGACTTGCGACAGCGCATGTTAAGCATACCGTTGCGGTTACCCGCTCAGGCCCGATAGTATTGACCAGATGA
- a CDS encoding AraC family transcriptional regulator, with amino-acid sequence MSEELLLTFRSPPLPFFIESNRRTYQAGEEHPNRTNIGVFDMLFVHEGALHLSEGERKWLLGPGDVLILRPDSYHYSYQPCQETTVFDWVHFQTVGAWEETEGSQSGSLRGDYYTYAIRLPKKIHLSYPDEAKLIFGQLHDAAQSSSHGAFWERQQRFLHLLQMLDEGWRSDAARAGVSVAERAAAYLKMNYRSPISNGMLSEVLQLHTNYITRCMTEVFGCTPQQYLLYYRLDQAKLLLIKTDWTIARIAEETGFRQTPHFSRLFASHTGMPPLKFRKRFTTN; translated from the coding sequence GTGTCAGAGGAACTGCTGCTAACGTTTCGTTCGCCGCCGCTGCCCTTTTTTATAGAATCAAACCGCAGGACGTATCAAGCGGGTGAGGAGCATCCGAACCGGACCAATATTGGCGTATTCGATATGCTGTTTGTCCATGAAGGCGCTTTGCATCTTTCGGAAGGGGAGCGTAAATGGCTGCTTGGCCCTGGAGATGTGCTTATTTTACGGCCGGACAGCTATCATTATTCGTATCAGCCCTGCCAGGAGACGACCGTGTTTGACTGGGTACATTTTCAAACGGTGGGTGCTTGGGAAGAAACAGAGGGGAGTCAATCGGGCTCGTTGCGGGGAGACTATTATACGTATGCCATTCGACTGCCGAAAAAAATTCATCTGTCCTATCCAGACGAAGCGAAGCTCATCTTTGGACAGCTGCATGATGCCGCGCAAAGCTCGTCGCATGGCGCATTTTGGGAGCGCCAGCAGCGTTTTCTGCATTTGCTGCAAATGCTCGATGAAGGCTGGCGTTCGGATGCTGCGAGAGCAGGCGTGTCTGTGGCGGAGCGTGCTGCTGCCTACTTGAAAATGAATTACCGCAGCCCAATCAGCAATGGCATGCTCAGCGAAGTGCTGCAGCTGCATACCAATTATATTACGCGCTGTATGACCGAGGTGTTCGGCTGTACGCCGCAGCAATATTTGCTCTACTATAGGCTGGATCAGGCGAAGCTGCTGCTTATTAAGACAGACTGGACGATCGCCCGCATCGCGGAGGAAACGGGCTTCCGGCAAACACCGCATTTCTCGCGGCTGTTTGCCTCCCATACCGGAATGCCGCCGCTTAAGTTCCGCAAGCGTTTTACGACAAATTAA